The sequence below is a genomic window from Flagellimonas marinaquae.
GGACTGGTTACGGCTGTTGTGCCGAAATGTGGTTACCATTCCCTACAAACTGCCGTGCCCGAAGCTATGGTGCTTACCGGTTCCCGGGATAAAATTATTTCACGGATAGAAATTCCTTTTAGTCCAACTGCTGCTGGCATAGGGGTGGGAATGGGCAAGGATGAGGATACGGTCCAGGCTTTGGCTGTTTATTTGAAGGGTTCAGGTTCTCCTATGGTTATTGATGCCGATGCATTGAACATTCTTTCCGAGAACCGGGATTTGCTTAAAGATGTACCGGAAATGTCCATTTTGACCCCTCATCCCAAGGAGTTGGAGCGACTGATAGGCCCGTGGACATCAGATTTTGAAATGTTGGACAAGGCCAAGTCGTTTGCTGATCGATATAACTTGGTGGTTGTAATCAAAGGAGCCCATACTATTACTTTGTACAATGGCAAGGGATATGTTAATACCACAGGTAACCCTGGTATGGCAACTGCAGGAAGTGGGGATGTTTTAACCGGAATGGTCGCAGGGCTTTTGGCTCAAGGATATCCACCAGCCGAGGCTGCAATATTTGGGGTATACCTTCACGGGCTGGCCGGAGACATTGGCGCTTCCAAAAATGGATATGAAGCTCTAAAGGCTTCGATTATTGTGGGCAATATTGGTAGTGCTTATTCGGAACTGTTCCGTAAACCTGAAGCGGAGCAAAAAGAAAATCCCAGGTAAGCATGAGAATTAAGCACTGTTTCTGCTTTTTCTTGCTTTCAATCTTTTCTGGATCCAACTCAGAGCGTTGTCGAATTCAATAAAAAACTCCATAGGCTTTTTGTAGAACATTTTTTCAATATTGAAATTGTGCATGTCTATTTCCTTTTTGGAAACAATGGCGAAAGCGACAAGGTTGTCCATGCCCCGTAAATAATTGTATACCGTTGGGTCAATGGCGTACGAGTTCTTTCTTAAACTGATGTATGCGAAATCCTTTTCTCTAAAATGGATTTCTGAAATGCCGATCATTTGGTAAGCCCTTTCTAGGGTAATGGTTGTTCCTTCATCAAAAGAAGCAACCATATAATTGTTGAAAACCTGAACGGTTCCAATGTCCAGTTGATACTCGCGTACCACAACCGTCTTCTTATTAGAAGTAATTTTCATCCCCAAGTAATTATAGTGTCTCGCCAACGAAATTATGAGGGTTGCGCACCGTGAGGAAAAATAATAGATTAAACGCTAAAATATCGTGTGTATGGTAATTACAGGGCATAAAAAAAGCTGACGATCGTCAGCTTTTTTTAAGTGTTGTTTCAAATTATTTTTCGGCTTCGGGCGATTTCTCGGCCTTTTTTATT
It includes:
- a CDS encoding STAS/SEC14 domain-containing protein: MKITSNKKTVVVREYQLDIGTVQVFNNYMVASFDEGTTITLERAYQMIGISEIHFREKDFAYISLRKNSYAIDPTVYNYLRGMDNLVAFAIVSKKEIDMHNFNIEKMFYKKPMEFFIEFDNALSWIQKRLKARKSRNSA